The DNA segment GGCGATCGTTCGACAGTCGGGCCGATCCCTCCCAGCGCTTGAGCGCGCCGAACTTGCCGGAGACCTGCGCCAGACGGAACGCGAGCGCGTCAGAATTCTTGAGCCCGAGTTCGACGATCGTCTCGACGTGGGCGGGATCGGTATCCTCCAGCACCGCGACCACGTCGCTCGTCGCGACGCTCGTCGGCACCTCGAGTTCGATCCGGTAGGGGTCCGTCTCGAGGCCGATCGACGACCCCGATCGCTGGCCGAGCAGCGAGGAGAGGACGCGTCCCAGCGTCTCGTTCGTCTTGTGGCCGAGACAGGCGTTGACGACGACGTCACGACCCTGCCGTTCGAGGACGATTCGATCTCCTGTCGGCATCGGCTGGTCGGCGTCGATCTGGCGTTCGAGCTGCGAGAGCGCCGACGCGAGCGTCTCGGGGTCGCTCGGATACCGCGTCGCCAGCTCGCGGGCGACCGCATCCTCGTCGGCGCCGCCGGCGAATTGCGGTTCGGCGACCTGCCGGACCTCGCCGACCTCATGGGCGACGTCGTACGGAACAGGGATCTCCTGGCCGATCCATGAGGGGACTTCTCCGGCGGGATCTTCGATCGGGCTCACCTTGACCACACCCTCGTCGTCGTCCACCTCCGCGATACGCCACATCTCGCCGCGCTGGATGAAGATCTCCCCCGGCGAGGCGAAGTTCACGACGAAGCGTTCGTCCAGCGTTCCGATCTGCCCGCCGGATGCGATGTCGTGGACCTCGTAGGTCTCCTCGTCTGGGATCATCGAGAGGTTAGCGTAGACGTACTGCCAGGTGCTCCCGCTGGATTCGATGCGGTCTTCGGCCTCGTCGAACCAGACGATCCGATTCCGGTGGAGTTCGGAGAGGACGCTCCTGAACGTCTCTTCCGTGAGGTCGCGGTAGGGGTAGGCCCGCGTGACGATCTCGAAGGCATCGTCGACGAACGTGTTCCCCGCGCTCTTGACGATCGCCGGAATCTGGTTCGCGACGACGTCCAGACTCCCCTCGTGTATCTCCGCGTCCTCGACTTCGCCCTGTCGCGCGCGCCGGGCGATCGCGATGGCCTCGAAGGTGTCGTCCGCCCGGGTCGTCACGATCGTCCCAGAGGACACCTCGTCCATGCGGTGTCCGGCCCGACCGATGCGCTGGAGGAGCCGTGCGACCTGCCGCGGGCTCTGGTACTGGACCACGTGATCGACGCGGCCGACGTCGATGCCCAGTTCCATCGACGAGGTACACAGGAGGGCGTCGAGCTCACCCGCTTTGAAATCGTCTTCGACCTCGATCCTGGCGGACTTCGACAGCGAGCCGTGGTGGACGCCGATCGGGAGGTCGAGTTCTCGAAACCGCGATCCCAGTGCCTCCGCTGTCTGACGCGTGTTGACGAAGACGAGCGTCGACTCGTTCTCGGCGACGATATCGCGAATGAGCCTGACGTGACTGGCCGTCGTCACCTCCGTCATCAGCGTTCCGGCCAGGTCGCGGTCCTCTTCGGTGACGGTCGGCTCTCGCACCGTCACGTCGACGTTACTCCCGACGTCGATCTCGCGGATCTCGCACGGTCGACCGCCGGTCAAAAACTGGCCGACTTCGCCGGGATCGCCCACCGTCGCGGAGAGGCCGATCCGCTGGAAGGGTCCGGCCAGTTCGCGCAACCGTTCCATCGCCACCGAGAGTTGTGCGCCCCGTTTCGACGCCGCGAGTTCGTGCACCTCGTCGATCACGACGTGGGTGAGGTCGGCGAACGCCTCGCGTAACCGTTCGCCGGTGAGCATCGCCTGGATCGTCTCCGGCGTCGTAATCAGGACGTCGGGTGGTTTCTCGGCCTGTTTACTCCGCTGGTACTGCGTCGTGTCGCCGTGACGGACGTCTACAGAGACGTCGAGGGCCTCACCCCACCACTCCAGGCGATCGAGCATGTCGCGATTGAGCGCACGCAGCGGCGTCACGTAGAGCGCTCGAAATCCCTCCGTCTCCTCGTCGTCGCCCGAATCGGCGCCGCGGTTGGGCTCGTCCAGGGTGGACCGGCGTGTCTCACGATCGGCGACGATGTGATCGAAGACGGGCAGCATCGCCGTCTCGGTCTTGCCACTCCCCGTGGGGGCGATAACGAGCGTGTGTTCTCCAGCCGCGAGCGGTGGAATCGCCAGTCGCTGTGGCGCGGTCGGCGTCGAGAAGCCGCGGTCGGAGAGGGCCTCGCGAACGGCCGACCCCAGGTGGGTGAAGGCCGCCGCGTCCCCGTCGGTCATCGACCGCTCTAGGAACGAACGGCGCATAAGCCCATTGCTATCGAGTCGGCCCGTCGACCCCCCAGCCCGGGCCGTTCGCTGGCGATACACACCGACACCGTTTGCCCCTAGATGGAGTGGTACGGACCCAGGCGGGTGCCGTCGAGCAGGTACGCCTCGCCGGTTTCGAGCCCGCCCGGGAGCACGGGTGAGAGGAACGACTGCCCCTCGACGTTGATCCAGGTGCCGCCGACGAGGTCGTTGAACGCCGGGAAGGCGACGAAGGGGATCGGATCGGGTTCCCGGCCGACGACACCTCCGGACGAGTCGCTCGACGACGCGTTTGGGCTCACCCCGTCGTCGGTCGATCGACCGGTATCCGACGGAGCATCGGTCCCTGCGTCGACGTGTGGCGATCGCCGAGCAGCCCATCTCCGGTCGAGCGTGCCCCGGAACCAGACCGGTTCGACCCGGCTGCCGCCGACCTCGTCTTCGAGCCTGACGCAGGGGTGCTCGTGGCCCAGACAGAGGACGTCGGCTTCCAGTGCTGGTGCGGCTGGCCAGCTGTGGCCGTGACAGACACCGATATCGCCGAGCCGTCCACCTTCACCGTCCAGTACGTCGAGTTCAATCACTCCGGTCGAAGCGGCAGCGGGTGGACCGCGACTCGATTCGGCGATCGTCTCGCCCAGCCACGTCTCGATCGCGCCGTCGTGGTTCCCTTTCACGAGCGTGACCGGAATCGGCGGCAGCGACTCGAAGAGCACCTCCAGTTCTCCGCGCTCTGCACCCCCAGGGTCGCCGATCGAGTGCATCAGGTCACCGAGGACGACCAGGCGGTCGACACCGGTCTCGTCGACGAGTCTGCAGAGTCGCTCCCGGCGCTCGTCGGCTCGACTTGGCACCTGGACGCCGCGTTCGTATCGGAGCGCGGCCTCGACACCGGCGTGGTAATCGGCGACGAACAGCGCTCGCTCGTCGTCGACCGTCCCGATCGCCGCCGGTTCGTCCGGGACCGGCTCGATCGCGTGCATGCTCAGATGGCCTGCAACCTGTCTTCCGACGGTTCGAAACACTCCCCGCCCATCAGCGCGTCCTGTATCGCCTGTTCGACGTCGTCTTCGGACGCGCCCGTCTCCTCGGTGACGGTCTCGACGATGGCCGATCGCTCGGCACCGTCGCCGTCGTCCAGGTCGTCCATCGTCTCGACGACCTGCGACTGCAAGTCGACTTCGTCGGCGGCATCGTCCTCGGTCGCATCGGCCGCTTCGTCTGTTCCGTCGTCCGAGGGTCCGTCGTCGGTTTCGCTCCGTCCGCCCGCGTCGTCGTCCGGCGAGGGCTGGTCGGGCTCTGATTCGGCCACCTCCGACGCGACGTCGGTCGCGTCGGGAACGTCGATATCTGCTTCCCCGGGGTCGTCGACCTCCGTGCCGGTCGTGAAGTCGGTCCCGAACTCTTCTTCTACGGCCTGGCGTTCCTCCTCGTCGAGGTCGTACATGCCGTCGTCTCCCGCGTCGGGTGCCGGCTCGACGGCGTCGGATTCGGGTTCCGACTCGGTCTCGTTCGGTGCCGACGGTTCGGACCCTCCGTCGTCGGTCGTTCCATCATCGTCGGTCGGGACGTCGGTATCGGGTGCACCGTCCACGTCAGCCGCGACTCCGTCGCCGACCGCTTCATCGTCGGCCGTCGGTTCCGCGTCCGCTGTCCCGTCTTCGTTCGCCGTCTCGCCATCGTCGGCTGTCGTCGTGTCTCCGGGTTCGAAGTCCCCGAGGACGTCCTCGCCGTCCGAATCGTCGTCGACTGCCGACGGTTCGGCCGTATCAGTGTCTCCGGTCGACGGTTCGGTCGTATCGTTGGCTCCAGTCGACGGTTCGGTCGTCGACTCGACGTCGACGGCCGCTTCGTCGGCGTCCGCGTCGACGACCGGTTCACTCGCGGTCGCGGTGCCGACCGCCGCACCGGCCGCGGCGTCTGACGATGTCCCGGTGGGTGCGTCCGTCGTCACTGCATCGGACTCCGGTTCGTCTTCGGTCGTCCCGACGTCGTCCGGGACGGAGAACGTCGGCCCATCGGCGGCGAGCGTCTCGTAGCTGGGGGCGTCGGGTCCCGTCGCGTCCGGCGACCCGACGCTCGCCTCGACCTGTGACTGCTCGCCGGAGACGACACGGACGGCGTCGACGGCCACGTCGCGAAGGCCGTCGAGGTACGTCGGCGTCGTCCTGTAGTGGGCCATCGCGAGCGGTATCCCCTCGGCGAATCCCTCGGAGACGCCGTTCTCCCGAAGGACGTCGCCGAGCGCGTCCCCGTCCACGTCCAGTGTGACGGCTGCGGCGTACCGCCGAATTCGGTCGATAGTGTGCTCTGCAGCGTCGACCACCCAGCGGTCGCGTGTCTCCGCGTCGACGAGCGACAGGGTCTCGGGGCGGATGGATGTGTACACCTGATCGCCGTCGTCGGGCTCGAACGTCCGGGCTTTTCCGGAAACCGCGACGAAGGCCGGCGGATCGGCCCGTTCGAGAAACGCCAGCGCCTCGGGCTGGTACTGCCCGGCGTAGACGACGAACGCGCCCGTCGGATCGACCACGCGGGCCCGGACCATCTCCTCGTTGACGTCGGTGACTTCCGTGAGCGTCCCGACGACGAAGACGCGATTGAGCCGCGCACCGGTCGGCGAGATGACGTAGTTCGGTGCGCGCTCCTCGTCGCTCTCGGCGTACGACAGCGATGCGTCGTCGAACTCGGCGGCGAAGAGCCGGTATGCGACTTCACGGCCCGGTCGGCTGTCGCCGTCGCCGTTGGAACTCACGCGTTCACCTCCGCGAGGAACGCGCTCGCACGGTCGGCCGGATCCTCGGCGACTTCGTCGAACGAATTGGCGTCAAGGTTGGCACCGTACTCGTCGACCGAGAGGTGCCCGCGAACCCGGTACGCGCGGCCGACGATCCGCTCGCGGATACGATCCGCGACGACTTCCTGATCCATCGCCTCCCGTGCGGCCTCGCGGGCGTCGTCCAGGTCGCCGCCGTAGATCTCCTCGGTGAGTTCGTCGTCGAGGACGGCTGTCACGGTTCCCGTCCCGTCGTCGAGGATCGCCTTGACCCTGAGGTCGTCCTCGCCGTCGACGTCGCCGTGAGTGCGACACTGGCCCTTCTGTACGACCCGGCGACACTCCGGACAGCGCTGGATGAGTCCGGAGCCGTCGCGCACCTCGATGACGTTGCCCGTCAGTTCCACGTCGTAGATACCGCCACTGTCGACCGCTTGCCCGATACCGAGCGACGGAGCGTCGGTCCCGACCTCGATCGCTCTATCGAGCGTCTCGACGGTCGAGAATCGTGAGACGTTGACCTCGGGGACGCCTCGGAACTCACGGACGTACACGTTTTCTGCGCGGACGGTGGCGTCCGTCTCGATCTCCGGCCTGGGATCCCAGCAGGTGAAGGGAAGACGGCCACTCTCGTCGCCGAACACGCCGCTTAGAATCTCCGTCTCACCGTCACGTCCATCGATGGTCCGCGTCTCGCACTCGACGACCACGACCTCGACCGATCTGGCACGATCGCCGGTCTCGAGTTCGGCGAGCGTGGCCTCGCCGCCAATCTCGTACGGAACATCGAGCGATTCATCGGTGACCGAGATCGCGGCGTGTTCGCCGAGGTTGAGTTCGGGTTCACCGTCCCACTCCCGGACGCCAGCGTTCCCGACGGTGATCGTCTCTCCCGGTTCGAGGCCGAAGTCCTCCCAGGCGGTGTAGTCGATGCGTCCCGTCTCGTCGGCGAGTTCGCCCTCGACGATGACGTGGTCGTCTCCCTGGTAGCGAATCGACCGTTCGCCCGCAGTGAGAACGACGGCGGTCACGCTGACGTTCCCGGTGTCGGGCGTGATCTCGCCGATCGACTTCGTTGTCGGGCCGCCAGCGTCGGCGGAGCCGTCGCCGTACTTTCGGCGCAGACTCTGTTTGGCCTCGTCGATGGGGACGCTGTACTCCACCAGATTCTGCAAGTCGACTTTGACCTCCTCGTTGTCGACACCGAGGGCGGAGGCGAGTTCCTCGGCGTGGCTGTCGAGATCCATTACGGACACCTATACGCGCGCCCGTGAAAAGCGTTCGTAGCGCGGAGCGAAAGTAAAGCCCTCCCGGGATTAGTGGAAGGCGGGCCGACGATCCTCTGACGCCCCTACCGATCCGACCCATAGATCGGCGGTCGACGAGCGGACAGACCATTCCATGGGCCGGCGATCGACGAGCTGACAGACCATTCCATGGGCCGGCGATCGACGAGCGGACAGACCATTCCATGGGCCGGCGATCGACGGCGGGCGGGTCGTTCCGTGAACGTGAATCGTCGGAACCGGTGGTGAGCCCGGTTCCGCTCGGTCAGCCGGCGGTGGCGTTAACTCGGTGCCGCAGAAACCTCACGCATCCATGCACGTGGTCGTCAACGCGGCGATGAGCGCGGACGGGAAGCTCTCGACGCGCGAGCGAACGCAGATCGTGATCAGCGGCGAGGCGGACTTCGATCGCGTCGATCGGCTCCGAGCCGACAGCGACGCCATCGTCGTCGGCGTCGGAACGGTGCTGGCAGACGATCCGAGCCTCACTGTCACGGCAGACGCGCTTCGCGACACCCGCATCGAATCCGATCGACCGGCGAACCCGGCGCGCGTCGTCGCCGATTCGCGGGCGCGGACTCCTGTTGACGCGTCCGTCCTCGACGACGCGGCCGAGACGTACGTACTCGTGAGCGAGGCCGCGCCGGTGGACCGGCGGTCGGCGTTGGCAGACCGCGGCGCGACACTGATCACGGCCGGTGCGGATCGTGTGGACCTCCTACGCGCGTTCGCTGCCCTGCAGGAGGCCGGTTTTCGGGACGTGATGGTCGAAGGGGGCGGTGAACTCATCTTCTCGCTGTTCGATGCGGGCCTCGTGGACGAGCTGATCACGTACGTCGGTTCCACGGTGTTCGGCGGACGCGACGCACCGACGCTGGCCGACGGCGAGGGATTCGTCACCGGCTTTCCCTCGTTATCATTGTCGTCGGTCGAGCGACTCGACGACGGCGTCGTCCTCTCTTGGACGGTGGATCGGTGACCAGCGCACGGCCACGCGGTCACAGCCGAGATGGGTGTGAATCGATCCCTCAGTCGGAACCACTTTCACCGGCTGGATAGACACTCGGCCCTATGGGGGAGAAGTTGGCACCGGAGTCTACGGAGTCGTCGGACGTCAGGTCGATTGCCCGGACGTATTTCGCGGATGCGCCGCCCGCTCACGATTGGCTACACGTCCGTCGTGTCGAGCGACTCGCCGAACAGCTCGCCGCAGGGCGCGACGACGTCGACGACTCGGTACTCCGGTACGCGGTCTGGTTGCACGACGTCGGACGCCAGCGTGAAGACGCGGGTGCAATCGACGACCACGCCAACTGGGGCGCCCGGGAGGCCGAGTCGATCCTCGAATCTATCGGGCTCGATCGGGAGACGATCGACGCGGTCGCCCATTGCATCCGTGCGCACCGCTTCTCGAACGACGTCGAACCGCGTTCGCCGGAGGCTCGCATCCTCTGCGACGCCGACAACCTGGACGCGATCGGCGCGGTCGGGATCGCCAGGGTGTTCTCACACGGCGGTTCGAACGGGTTTCCCATGCACGGAATCGAACCGTCTACCGACGGGAACGACAAAAGCGCGGGTGCACCGTCGCGCACCCACTTCACGGAGAAGATTCTCACGCTGTCTGACCGGATGTACACCGACGCCGGGCGCGACCTCGCCGCGGAGCGCCACGCATTCTGTGAACGGTTTCTCGAACGGTTCGACCGCGAGAGCACGGGCGCAGTCTGACCCGAGCGGTCGGACCGACCTGACGTGAGGGCTGGCGGACTCGTCCTGCTACACGCACCTACGTCGATACCCGCTTCCGAGACGACTTTAGCGGTCCGTTACCCAGTCCCCGTATACTGATGGCCGCACGACTGACGACCGAAACCGGGGCACTCGTGCGAGACGAGCGCCCGCGATGACCGGATCGTCCGAAGAGATGGCTGGTGACCACGATCGAGCGAGTGCGACCGACGACGGGCACGCGTCGAGCGGTGCGGGTCACACAGACGTGACGTTCGGCTGGGCCGGACTCAGACGAGGGTTCACGACGGGTGTTCCCGTCGCGATCGGCGTCGCCGGCTACGGTGTCGCGTTCGGGATGCTCGCCGATCGGGCCGGCCTGAGTGTCGCCGAGGCCGCGCTGATGAGCGCGACCGTCCTCGCGGGCGCCTCACAGATGGTCGCCGTCGAACTGTGGTCAGATCCGATCCCCGTGGCGACGATCCTGCTCGCGACGGTCGCGATCAACCTCCGGTACTCGATCATGGGAGCGGCGCTCGAGCCGTGGTTCCGGTCACTGTCGCCCCGACAGGCGTACGGAAGCCTGTTCTTCATGGCCGACGAGAACTGGGCGCTGACGATGCGGGACCTCGCCGGCGGAAGCGGACGCGGCGCGTTCCTCGTCGGGAGCGGAATCGCCCTCTGGCTGTTCTGGATCGCCTCGACCGTCGTCGGCGCGGTCGCCGGGGGAGCGATCGGTGAACCCGCACGGTTCGGTCTCGATTTCGTCCTCGCCGCCGTCTTCGTCGCGCTCCTCGTCGATCTCTGGGAGGGCCGCTCGAATCTCTTCCCGTGGGCCGTCGCGCTCGCCGTCTCCGTGACGGCCGCGGAACTGCTTCCCGGCCAGTGGTACATCGTCGTCGGCGGTGGTGCGGCCGCGGTCGCCGAGGTGATTCGTCACGATGAGTGAGTACGTCGCGTGGGCCCCCGGAATCGGCCTGGATCCGTTCGTCGTCGCTGTGATCCTGGCGATGGCCGCCGCCACGGTCGCGACGAAGGTCGGTGGACTCTGGTTCCTGAGTCAGGTCGACGTGAGTGAACGCGTGGAGGCAGGCCTTTCGGCTCTCCCCGGAGCGATCGTCGTCTCGATCCTCGGCCCGGAACTGGTAGAGAGCGGGCCGCCCGAGTGGGCCGCTGCTGGCGTCGTCGCGTTCGTCGCCTGGCGAACGAATCGACTGCTCGTCGCCCTGGCCGCCGGACTCGTCGCCGTCGTCGGATTCAGGGCGCTGCTGTGACACGGATCGTCGTTCGACGGCGGTGGGTCCGACCGAATCGGCGAGCCTGGAGGTGCTTCCGTGCGAACGGAACCGATTAGGGGCACGCGACCTACCTGCAGGTAGAACGTGGCCATGGTGACGTACGATCTCTCACAGCAGATCCGAGACGGCATGCCGGTCTATCCGGGCGACCCGACGTCGACGGTTCGACCGCTCGCGACCGTCCCCGACGACGGCTACCGGGTGACGGGCCTGGAACTCGATAGTCACACGGGCACACACGTCGACGCCCCTGCACACATGCTCGAGACAGGCCGATCGATCGACGAGTACGACCCCGCGACGTTCCGGTTCGCTGCCCTCGTGGCCGATCTGGCGCCGCTCGCCTCCCGGGCGTCCATCACGGCGGAACAGCTCCGTCGGGCGGTGGCGCCCTGCTCTCTCGACGGGGTCGATCTGCTCGTGATCCGCACCGGCTGGGACGACCACTGGGGCTCGGACCGCTACTTCGACCATCCGTCTCTCACGGCCGACGCGGCCGCACAGATCGTTGACTGGGGCTGTCACGTTGGGGTCGACGCGCCGAGTGTCGACCCGACGCCGACGGACCGCGCGGGTGCGGACGATCCGGACGGGTATCCGGCTCACCAGATCCTGTTCGAGGCTGACCGCCTGATCGTCGAGAACCTCCGTGGTCTCGATCGACTTCCGACTGGGGAGTCGTTCGTCGTTCACGCCTACCCCCTTCCGATTGCACGCGGCGACGGCGCGCCGGTTCGGGCGGTCGCGTCCGTCTAACTCGCTCTCTACCGATCGAACCGATTGGGGGGATCTCCCACGGTCCTGTTCGGCTCGTTCGCACACCGGTTTGCGATCGGACAGATGACGTCGACCGTACCGAACTACGGTCTCACGCAGATGCCAGGACGATCGATTCACACGTCGTTTCCGACGGAATCGATCCCGCGCTGGTGTCCGTTCGAATTCCCCGTCACCCATTCGTTCGCGGACCGTCCCCGTCACCCATTCGTTCGCGGACCGTCCCCGTCACCCATTTGTTCGCTCACCTCCTGGGTAGTGTATGGAACACGCAACGTTCGGCGGCGGCTGTTTCTGGTGTATCGAGGGCGCGTTCGAACAGCTCGCGGGCGTCGAGTCGGTCACATCGGGTTACGCAGGGGGTCACACCGCAGACCCGACGTACGAGGACGTGTGCAGCGGTCAGACCGGGCACGCCGAAGTCGTCCAGGTCGCGTACGATTCCGACGTCATCGGGTACGAGGACCTCCTCGAGGTTTTCTTCACGGTCCACGATCCGACCCAACTGAACCGGCAGGGACCCGACGTGGGAACGCAGTATCGGTCGATCGTCCTCGCACACGACGAGCACCAGGAGTCGCTGGTGCGAGCATTCGTCGACGAACTCGACGACCAGGGCGTCTACGACGAGCCGGTGGTCACCGAGATCGACCAGCTTTCGACGTTCTACGAGGCCGAAGCGCATCACCAGAACTACTTCGAGAAGAACCCAAACGACGCGTACTGTCGAATGCACGCGGCACCGAAACTGGAGACAGTCCGTGAGCAGTTCGCCGATCGCGTCGAAACCGAGCCCAACCCGTAACGGTCGGCACTCGTCGCTAGTCACCGTTTGGTCGACCCACACGGTGGTCGACCGATCCCGACCCACACAGTCACCTCCAGTCGACGGAGACGAGTCTCCGTTCGGTCGACGTATACGGGTCTCTGGTCGGTACCTCCGCGTCACGGTCGGTGCCGATTCCAACAACGATACGTAGGGGTGTTCCCTCTCTTCAGTCGTGAACCTGGAGGCAATTTCGCTCGGAAACCACGAGTTCGAGGGGGAGAATAACGCCTACCTCCTCGAATCGGAGGGGCAGACGGCGTTGATCGACACGGGCATTCACCGGCCGGACATTCGGGAACAACTGGTGGCTGGTGTGGAGTCGACCGGACAGTCGATCGGGGACATCGGCGTCGTGGTCCTGACGCATCACCAC comes from the Halovivax cerinus genome and includes:
- a CDS encoding DEAD/DEAH box helicase; translation: MTDGDAAAFTHLGSAVREALSDRGFSTPTAPQRLAIPPLAAGEHTLVIAPTGSGKTETAMLPVFDHIVADRETRRSTLDEPNRGADSGDDEETEGFRALYVTPLRALNRDMLDRLEWWGEALDVSVDVRHGDTTQYQRSKQAEKPPDVLITTPETIQAMLTGERLREAFADLTHVVIDEVHELAASKRGAQLSVAMERLRELAGPFQRIGLSATVGDPGEVGQFLTGGRPCEIREIDVGSNVDVTVREPTVTEEDRDLAGTLMTEVTTASHVRLIRDIVAENESTLVFVNTRQTAEALGSRFRELDLPIGVHHGSLSKSARIEVEDDFKAGELDALLCTSSMELGIDVGRVDHVVQYQSPRQVARLLQRIGRAGHRMDEVSSGTIVTTRADDTFEAIAIARRARQGEVEDAEIHEGSLDVVANQIPAIVKSAGNTFVDDAFEIVTRAYPYRDLTEETFRSVLSELHRNRIVWFDEAEDRIESSGSTWQYVYANLSMIPDEETYEVHDIASGGQIGTLDERFVVNFASPGEIFIQRGEMWRIAEVDDDEGVVKVSPIEDPAGEVPSWIGQEIPVPYDVAHEVGEVRQVAEPQFAGGADEDAVARELATRYPSDPETLASALSQLERQIDADQPMPTGDRIVLERQGRDVVVNACLGHKTNETLGRVLSSLLGQRSGSSIGLETDPYRIELEVPTSVATSDVVAVLEDTDPAHVETIVELGLKNSDALAFRLAQVSGKFGALKRWEGSARLSNDRLLAALADTPMYEEAVREVFHEDLNPESAAAVLEAIQSGEIDVETVRGRTSVGSGGHSSGKELLAPDNADASVIKTVRERIRDDRVILLCTHCTEWLSRTKVRRVPDHPECPECGSTRIASLNPWADEVVDAVRAEEKSEDQREMTERAFHSASLVQSHGKRAVIAMAARGVGPHNAARIINKLREDEDEFYRDILRQERQYARTQSFWD
- a CDS encoding metallophosphoesterase, whose amino-acid sequence is MHAIEPVPDEPAAIGTVDDERALFVADYHAGVEAALRYERGVQVPSRADERRERLCRLVDETGVDRLVVLGDLMHSIGDPGGAERGELEVLFESLPPIPVTLVKGNHDGAIETWLGETIAESSRGPPAAASTGVIELDVLDGEGGRLGDIGVCHGHSWPAAPALEADVLCLGHEHPCVRLEDEVGGSRVEPVWFRGTLDRRWAARRSPHVDAGTDAPSDTGRSTDDGVSPNASSSDSSGGVVGREPDPIPFVAFPAFNDLVGGTWINVEGQSFLSPVLPGGLETGEAYLLDGTRLGPYHSI
- a CDS encoding Single-stranded DNA binding protein, which produces MDLDSHAEELASALGVDNEEVKVDLQNLVEYSVPIDEAKQSLRRKYGDGSADAGGPTTKSIGEITPDTGNVSVTAVVLTAGERSIRYQGDDHVIVEGELADETGRIDYTAWEDFGLEPGETITVGNAGVREWDGEPELNLGEHAAISVTDESLDVPYEIGGEATLAELETGDRARSVEVVVVECETRTIDGRDGETEILSGVFGDESGRLPFTCWDPRPEIETDATVRAENVYVREFRGVPEVNVSRFSTVETLDRAIEVGTDAPSLGIGQAVDSGGIYDVELTGNVIEVRDGSGLIQRCPECRRVVQKGQCRTHGDVDGEDDLRVKAILDDGTGTVTAVLDDELTEEIYGGDLDDAREAAREAMDQEVVADRIRERIVGRAYRVRGHLSVDEYGANLDANSFDEVAEDPADRASAFLAEVNA
- a CDS encoding 2,5-diamino-6-(ribosylamino)-4(3H)-pyrimidinone 5'-phosphate reductase, giving the protein MHVVVNAAMSADGKLSTRERTQIVISGEADFDRVDRLRADSDAIVVGVGTVLADDPSLTVTADALRDTRIESDRPANPARVVADSRARTPVDASVLDDAAETYVLVSEAAPVDRRSALADRGATLITAGADRVDLLRAFAALQEAGFRDVMVEGGGELIFSLFDAGLVDELITYVGSTVFGGRDAPTLADGEGFVTGFPSLSLSSVERLDDGVVLSWTVDR
- a CDS encoding HD domain-containing protein, whose product is MGEKLAPESTESSDVRSIARTYFADAPPAHDWLHVRRVERLAEQLAAGRDDVDDSVLRYAVWLHDVGRQREDAGAIDDHANWGAREAESILESIGLDRETIDAVAHCIRAHRFSNDVEPRSPEARILCDADNLDAIGAVGIARVFSHGGSNGFPMHGIEPSTDGNDKSAGAPSRTHFTEKILTLSDRMYTDAGRDLAAERHAFCERFLERFDRESTGAV
- a CDS encoding AzlC family ABC transporter permease — protein: MTGSSEEMAGDHDRASATDDGHASSGAGHTDVTFGWAGLRRGFTTGVPVAIGVAGYGVAFGMLADRAGLSVAEAALMSATVLAGASQMVAVELWSDPIPVATILLATVAINLRYSIMGAALEPWFRSLSPRQAYGSLFFMADENWALTMRDLAGGSGRGAFLVGSGIALWLFWIASTVVGAVAGGAIGEPARFGLDFVLAAVFVALLVDLWEGRSNLFPWAVALAVSVTAAELLPGQWYIVVGGGAAAVAEVIRHDE
- a CDS encoding AzlD family protein; its protein translation is MSEYVAWAPGIGLDPFVVAVILAMAAATVATKVGGLWFLSQVDVSERVEAGLSALPGAIVVSILGPELVESGPPEWAAAGVVAFVAWRTNRLLVALAAGLVAVVGFRALL
- a CDS encoding cyclase family protein yields the protein MVTYDLSQQIRDGMPVYPGDPTSTVRPLATVPDDGYRVTGLELDSHTGTHVDAPAHMLETGRSIDEYDPATFRFAALVADLAPLASRASITAEQLRRAVAPCSLDGVDLLVIRTGWDDHWGSDRYFDHPSLTADAAAQIVDWGCHVGVDAPSVDPTPTDRAGADDPDGYPAHQILFEADRLIVENLRGLDRLPTGESFVVHAYPLPIARGDGAPVRAVASV
- the msrA gene encoding peptide-methionine (S)-S-oxide reductase MsrA; translation: MEHATFGGGCFWCIEGAFEQLAGVESVTSGYAGGHTADPTYEDVCSGQTGHAEVVQVAYDSDVIGYEDLLEVFFTVHDPTQLNRQGPDVGTQYRSIVLAHDEHQESLVRAFVDELDDQGVYDEPVVTEIDQLSTFYEAEAHHQNYFEKNPNDAYCRMHAAPKLETVREQFADRVETEPNP